The Pedobacter frigiditerrae genomic sequence GAGCACGAACCCAATCTCTTCATTGGGTGAAGTAAAGCGGAAAGAAGGGCAGAACCCATCCTATTATTTGCTGAACTTGCTTTTCAAATTATTTCTAAAGAACTCTTTTTAACCTCGATTGCTTAGCGATTTGAGCATAAAAAAAGCGGCAAGTTATAAAAACCTGCCGCCATAAAACCAAATTTATCTTAATTAATTGCCTTTTAATCCTTGTAAAATTCCAGCGAATGCTGGTTTTTTAACATAGTTTTTATCGAACAATAAAGGTGCATCATTTTTGCCTAAGCTTGTGCTGATCCAGCTATCTGAATCGCTAACGCCCCATACTAAAACACCACCTCTTTGTGCTGTGGGAACGTGTTTTATGTAAGATTGAATTACATATTTATACATTGCAGCTTGTAGGTTTTGTAAGGCCATTGAAGCACCAACATCGCCCACTTTTTCAGAAGGATTTAACCTTACATCTAATTCAGAAATTCTAACTTTTAATCCTGTTGCAGCTAATTTAATAAACATTTGGTCTATTGAATTATAAGAGGTGTTGATGTTGCAATGCATCTGTGTTCCTACTCCAGTAATACCAGTGTTTGCCGCTTTTAACTCATTAGCTAAGGTTACAAAAGCATCTAGTTTTGCAGTGCTCGATTCCAAGTTGTAATCGTTCATGTACAAATCTGCAGTCGCGTCTGATGCTCTTGCATAGGTAAAAGCTTTTGCGGCATAATCCCTACCTAAGTAGTTTTGCCAAACAAATACATCTGTTCTGCCTGAAGGTGTTGGCGTATTAACATTATTTCTAATTTCGCCACCATCAGTAAATGGTTCATTGATCACATCCCAAGCAGTAATTTTACCAGCATATCGTGCTACAACAGTTTGTATGTGTTTTTTCATTGCATTGTCAACAATAGCAACTAAGGCTGGACCTGTTGGTGGCGGTACAATTGAAGCGTCAGCAACTACAATGTCATCAAAATAATAGGTGTTTGCTTTTGCTCCAAGGTCTAGAAGGATTCTAGTTTGTGCGTCTTTTGCTGCAAATGTAAATTCCTTCATTGTATATGCGGTACTTACATCCTGATTACCTTGATAGGAAGCATTTGCTCCTGCGCTATTCTGGGTAGAAAATCTAATTGCTGCACTACCTGGTGTCGATGCCTTAACCCAATAAGTTATTTTATAGTTTTTACCTACTTCAGTTGGAAATAATACGCTGGCAAGCTGCACCCTCCATTCGCCACCAGGATTGTCTGTTGCCACTGTAACTTTTAGTGCTCTAGCGCCTGTGCGTGCATCAGCAGCTGCGCCAGCTGTAAATGATGCGGCACCATTAAATGTAGCCCAGTTTGTAAAAGCATTTCCTGTGCCGTCTTCAAAGCCAGGGTTTCCGTTTACTGAGCCCGATTGTAGAAGATTTGTAGGGCCTGTTGGATTGCCTGTAGCTCCAATTAAGGTGTTATAATAGGTGGCTCTTTGTTGCGTGTGCCAAACTAAAGTATGTCCGAAAACTTTTATACCTGCATTAGTTGCAAGGCTATAGAAATTATCGGCTGTTGTGAAATCGTAAGTTCCATCTGTTTTTACCAAGGAGCTGTTTTTAAGTTCGTTACCAAATGTAACCCATGCAGCTTCTCTTTTAACGATAGACCAATATTTACCGTTACTGGTAGTTGATAGTGGGTACTCTACAGCCAAACCGATAGGGAAAGAAGCCGAACCTTTTAATGTACCTATGCTATCTGTAAATTGAGCCTCAGCTAAGCTATCTGCACCGTTATATATTTCTTTTTTACAAGAATACATTCCTGTTACTGCAAGTAACAATAAGCCAGGAATAATTAATTTATGTTTCATTTTTAATTTCTTTAATTATAGATTAATAATAACCTGGATTTTGATATTTGTTTCTGTTAGGGTCGCCAGCAGGATCTACTACAGCTTGAATTTGGGCCTGAGGGATAGGTCTTAAATTATGAAAATCCTTAACATTAGGCGCTCCATCAGGATTATAGAGTTTTACTCTCTCAACCAATTTTTTACGAACTGCTAAATCTGCCCATCTTAAACTTTCTCCACAAAGCTCTCTTGAACGTTCATCTAAGATAAAATCTAAGTTAATGTCTGATACACTGATACGCATTAATGCTTTTCTTGCGGCTAGGTCTGTAGCATTAAGTCCTGAACGGAAAGCAGCTCTTTCTCTCAAAGTATTGATCAATGGCACAGCATCTGCTGGACGACCATCTTGTAAAGCTGCTTCTGCTGCCATCAAATAAACCTCAGATAATTTAGCTACAATAAATGGTCTTCCTGACGCATCTTGGAAAGTATTTCTGATGCTATCATTATATTTCTTTAAGCTAGGGTAAATCTGGTTTGTTTTATTTTGGTTAGACCAATATTCTGATGGGCCGATTACTTTGTATTTTTTGCCAGCAGCCTTTAATTGAGCAGCTCTTGCATCAGTTGGTGCTAAATAAATAGCTGTGTCGCCAAGTGCAACGCCTACTCCAGCTAACCTTGTTTTAAAAGTTTCTAAATCTGCACCTGTGCGTAAGGTAGCTACTGTCCATAATGTTCTAAAGCTTCCATCATATCTAGCATCATTTATTTTGTCGGCAAATACTTTATTGAAAACATAAGGTGTTGGTGCTAATTGTCTTAATGGGCGGTTATATTGGAATGGCCTGTCATCAATTAATGAAACGCCACCTACTGTAGCTGAATTTTGGTAATTACAAGTAAACAAGTTAGCAGCAATGTTTGCCTTATTAGCAAATTCTGTATCTGGATTAGGAACTTCATTGTTTGCATTATTTAAAGGTAAACGCTCTACAGAATATAAAATTTCTTGGTTATAATCATTTCCTTGTTTATGGATCAAGCTATAATCTTGCAATAAATCTGTTCCGTATTTTGCCTTATTGTTGATCAATTCCATCGCGGTTTTGTAGGCGTTATTAAAATCCGTAGATTCTTTAGCATCAGAGTAACCACGATATAAATAAATTTTTGCTAACAAATGTAATGCAGCTGATTGAGAAAGTTTAAATGCGTTTGTTGGTCTTGTAACTGGTAGATTTTGACTTGCAAAAATCAAATCGTTAATCATGGCTTGATAGTTCTTTTTCAATATGTCATTGAATGGAAGACGATTGAAGCCAAAGTACGCAACATCGGTAAATACCAAATCTCCAGATCCTAAATCTAAAGGTACGGCACCAAATTGTTCTACTAATAACATGTAGTAGTGTGCCCTTAGGTATCTAGCTTCACCCATGATTGCATTTCTTGCAGCATCGCTCATCTTAACTTCTGGAGCGAATTTTAAAATGGCATTACAAAGGTTGATGTTAGAATAATTCCTATTCCAAGGTGTTAATATTGACCCATTGGTAGGAGGGATTTGATAGGTTCCCAGTTCTAAGGTTTGTCCTGAGTTACCTTGATCACCAAAAGTAAATTCATCAGTTCCCATATTAGCCAATAGCACAGCTCCAATGGGACCGTAATCATACCTCATACCAGAGTATGCAGAATTAATTGCGGCTTGTATTCCGTCTGCTGTTTTAAAATAATCCGTTGTAAAAGCTGTATATGGTTGCTCTTCTAAGGCTTTCTTGCAACTTCCAAGCATGATTAATGCTGAAAGTACCATTGCTTTGATAAAATATCTTGTTTTCATTTTCTTAAAATTAAATTCTAGCGATTAAAAAGTAACATTTAAACCGGCAAGGAAAGATCTTATTGGTGGCGTTGTTGCCCCAATGGTAAGTGCTCTTGAAGAAATATTCCCTGGATTTTGAACCCCTTGATTTCCTGTTCCAGTTGGTTCTGGGTCCAGGCCGCCTGCTTTTACGTAAGGTGAATAGAGAATGAAAGGGTTTTGTGCAGTTACATAGATTTTAAGTTTTTGCGCACCTAATTTTTTAGCAAGTTTGCTATCAAATGAGTACCCTACGTTGATACTTCTTACCTTTACAAAACTTGCGTCATAATAACCAAGTGTAGTAGCTGCATCGCTAGTTAATGGTGAACTTAATAAACCACCAGCAACATTTGGCGAAGGGAATGCGTTTGTTGGGTTTGTTGGTGTCCAATAATCAACAGCTAACTGGTTTCTTCTGCCATCATTGATAGTTAAATATCCTGCTAATGGTTGGTGAACTTGACTTATCAGTGTTCCTCCAAAACGAGCATATAAAACAAAAGATAAATCAAAGCCCTTATAGCTAAAACGGTTAGTCATACCACCTTGAATATCTGCTTGTCCGTTACCAATTACATATTTATCATCGACTGTTAATTTTCCGTCACCATTGTGGTCTTCTAATTTTAATTGTCCAGGAACAAAGCCATATTTTGCAGCCTCTGCAGCCTCGCTTGTTTGCCAAATGCCTAGTTTTTTATAGTCATAGATTGCCGTTAAAGGTTGACCAACAAATAGCTGAGCATTAATAACTTGTGTTGTGCTTTGGTTTAAAGCCACTAATTTATTTCTATTAAATGAAAAGTTTAAATCGGTGCTCCAAGAGAAACCTCCATCTGTTTTAATATTCTGGCTTGATAATGCTACCTCTAAACCTTTATTGGTAATATTGCCAATGTTGGTTAAGTAATTTTCTGATATACCAGAGGTTGGAGGCAATGGAATTCCATATAGCAATTTATCTGTTTTAGCAGTGTACCAATCAATGCTACCCGTAATGCGATTGTTAAGAATTCCAAAATCTAATCCAATGTTTGTTGTTTTAGTATATTCCCAATCTAATTTTGGATCAACAATTCTATTTACGTAGTAACCAGTTTGTGAGATATTTCCATAATTGTAACGTACGCCGTTAGAGGCTACGCCACCTAAAGTACTATAAGCATCAATTGATTGATTTGCTGTAACACCATAACCTGCTCTTAATTTTAAATTTGAGAAAACTTTTACCTCTTTCATGAACTCTTCATTGGTAATGCTCCATCCTGCGGAAACAGCTGGATATTGTTTCCATTTGTTACCAGCACCTAAACGAGATGAACCATCCCTACGTCCAGTTAGCGTAATCATGTATTTGTCATTGTAGACATAATTAGCTCTTAACATCATGGAGATTAGCGTAGAGGAAGCTTCACTTCCACCTAAGACAGCAGCAGGCTCTACAGCAGATAGGCCTAAGTTATAGAATTGAACAAAATCTGCAGTAATTGCTTCCTTGCTTACCGATGTATTGTGGAATTGTTCTTCTTCTATGCCAAATAACGCAGTTACAGATACACGGTGTTTTTGTGCAAATGTTTTATCATAAGTAATTAGATTGTCAATAGAATATTTTGTTCCAATTCCATTATTAACAGCGGCAATATTACTCATTCCTGGTCTAAAATAACTGTCGGTACCTCTAAACTGATTGCCTTCTTGTTGGTTAAAATCTAAACCAGCATTTAAGCGATATTTTAAGCCATCATAAATGTTTACCTCTCCAAAAAAGCTGGTAAAGGTTCTAAATCTTCTAACTCTATCAACCCATTGATTGTCATTGGTTAAAAGCATTAAAGGGTTGTAGGTTGTGTTTTGATCATCCAGGTTTCCTGCAGGTTTTTTATTTACGCTACCATCTAGATTATAAGGTGATGATAGAGGGCTTAATGTTAGCAATGGGAATACATTCAGGCCAAATTGTGAGCCATTTGTTATACTGTAGTTCGATAAGTTATTAAATCCAATTTTAACACGTTTTCCAATTTTGAAATCGCCAGTTGCCTTAAATGATGCACGAGCGAAGTTTTGACTTGGCAAAACAGATGTTTGTTTAAAATATCCACCTCCAACAGAAAATTGGCTTTGTTCGCTACCTCCCGAAATGCTTAAATTATTATCGGTGATTAAACCATCTTTATACATCAAATCCTGCCAATCGGTATTTCTACCTGCGGTAATTCCTTGCTTTTCATCAGCCAAGTAATCTTGTGTGTAAATAGAATAGTCACGCAAAGCCCTATATTGATTAGCGTCGTACACATTATACTTATCTGTAATTTTAGTTACACCATAATAAGAGTTAAAAGAAACTCTGGTGTCGCCTGCTACGCCACGTTTTGTGGTAATTAAAATTACACCGTTTGCGCCACGAGATCCATAAATTGCAGTTGCAGATGCGTCTTTTAGCACATCTAAACTGGCAATGTCATCTGGGTTGATGTCATTTAATGTTCCATTGTAAGGTATATTGTCGACAACAAATAAAGGATTGTTGGAAGCATTGATAGAGCGTTCGCCACGAATTCTGATTTGTGCGCCTGCTCCTGGAGCGGTACCAACAGATTGAACTTCTACCCCTGCTAATCTTCCTTGTAATGCTTGTTGAATGTTTGCTACTGGAACTTCCTTAATAGCTGCCCCGCTCATCGAGACAATAGATCCAGTTACATCTCGGCGTTTTTGAGTTCCGTATCCAATAACAACGATCTCATTTAAATTCTTCGAGTCGGGTGTTAAGGTAACATTGTAACTGGTTACGCCACTCTTAATTTCAATTTCTTGAGCTGGATAGCCAATGTAAGAAATAATTAATGTTTTTTCATCTGGATTTGCACTGATGGTAAAATCGCCATTGGCGTCAGTTACCGTCGCTTTTCCAGAAAGTTTAAGTTTAACACCTGCTCCAGGCATCGGCTGATTTTTCTCATCTAATACTTTTCCCTTTAAAACGGTTTGGGCAAAAAGCAAAGATGGTGTTAGGCCTATTAAAAGTAGTAGCATAGCTAAACTCTTAAACAGCATTTTTTGTCTAGGTTTTTTCATACAAGGTTTAATTTAATACGCAATGTTTCTTTAACTGCCTTTAAATAACCTTAAGTTTTATTCTCCTGATTAAGAAGGAGATTAGCTTAAGTATATTTGGTTAGGATAAAAGTAGATATTAAAAAATTAAATTGCAACCGATTGCATAAAATATTTTTAATATATTTAATAATGCCTTTAATTTCACTAAAAATGCCGTTTAATTGTTGTGTACCGATTGCATCTAGTATTGAAACCGATTGCTTTTTGAGCTAAATAACTCAATTGCTGCATGAAGAATTATTTATAAACTTGCCATTTCGTCTGGCTATTCCATCTATTAATATAATGAAATGCCATTAGGTTTACTTAATAAAAATACCCAATAATAGGTATTTATTAAACCTATTTAAAAGGTTACCTTGTAGTATCTTTTCGGGTTCTTAAATGCTTGCTATTTAGATAACTAACTCATTTCAATCCTCAATAAAATGACTCTCAAACTAAATAAGGCTTTCTTGCTATTTTTTTACTCGCTTTTTATTTGCTCGCTAAGTTTCGGAAGCAAAAAGAATAGCATAGACAATGAAAAAAAAATATTCGGCACAGCTTTAATCAGAAGTAATTACCTCCCTATACCCATAAAATTCTTGCCAAGTGATCTTAACGCTTATACCCCCGATTCATGCGTTTTGTTTACGCAGCAAAATTTATCTGTAGCTACCGACTCAGTCAGTAAAAAAAAGTATTATTATTTCACAATCAATAAAAAAGTAATCAGATTAAATGGTTCTTTAGCAAGTGTTGCAGAGGTTCAAACCCTTTTGGAATCCATTCAAAAGCTAGGTTATTTTAAGGAAATTAACCTTTTATATTTTGATAATAAGCGAAAAATTAATAGGTCTATAACAGTTAATTATCTTGCCAAAAAATTAAAAGAATTAAGATTGGTTTCTCGCAATGATAACTTGGTAGATGTATTGCTTTATTCGCAGCAAGGCACATTGCTTTCAAAAACATTAAATAGGGTAGATACTGTCTACTCAAAATGGTATAATCTATACAATGTAAAAAAGATAGGCCAAAGCCTTTATCATCAAAACGGAAGTCAAAAAGCAAGTATTAATTATGAGGATGGCTTAATTAGTGACACACTCACATTTTTTAATATGGATGGTGTGGTATCAAGACAATATATTTATAGCAAAGGTAATGTTGTTAAAACATTGGTTGAGCCAATTAGAACCCCAAATTCAACGGCTTCGAATTACAAAAAGGCTCTATTAATTGGTATCAATCAATACACCAGACCAGTAGAATATACAGCAAAAGAAATTAATGATAAATTTATAGAAGTGTATAATATCGCTGGCTCTGTAAACGATGTTAACCTCATTAAGAGTAAACTTATTTCTGGTCAAGGTTTTAATAAGGAGAATGTAAGCTTATTAACCGATGGGCAAGCTACAAAAGCAGGTATATTACAGGCATTAAACAATTTTGCTGCAAAGCTTTTGCCATCTGATATTGCATTTTTGCATTTTAGTGCTTTGAGCTATGATGCTACTAAAGTAAAAGATGGTAATGAAGTATTTATTTTAGCTAGTGATTATTATAAGGGTAAAAGTGATACAGTTAATACTTATTGGATAACAAAAAAGGAAATTGAACAGGTGTTTGATGCCATTAAAAAGAAAATTGGTAGTAAGGGACAGCTAATAGTTTCTTACGATGCTTGTGGTCAGTCTGCAGATAACGCAAAAGACGAAAAAAAGAACGAGGTCCAATTTAGGGGTGAGCAAGGTAGCCTATTGTTTTCCTCTAAAAAATACACAGATGTGCCATTTGTTATCTTATCAGGTACCAGTGGTGATGAATTGAGTATGGAAGCTTCTAAGAATGGAGTTACCTATGGGATTTATTCTTATGCGCTTGCAAACGCACTTGCTTTGCCTTATTCAATAACAGATGAGGATTTAATCAACGAAGTTAGATTGAATGTAACTAAACAAAATCCCAACTATTATTCAAATTTCCCGCAATATCTTTTCGA encodes the following:
- a CDS encoding endo-1,4-beta-xylanase, translated to MKHKLIIPGLLLLAVTGMYSCKKEIYNGADSLAEAQFTDSIGTLKGSASFPIGLAVEYPLSTTSNGKYWSIVKREAAWVTFGNELKNSSLVKTDGTYDFTTADNFYSLATNAGIKVFGHTLVWHTQQRATYYNTLIGATGNPTGPTNLLQSGSVNGNPGFEDGTGNAFTNWATFNGAASFTAGAAADARTGARALKVTVATDNPGGEWRVQLASVLFPTEVGKNYKITYWVKASTPGSAAIRFSTQNSAGANASYQGNQDVSTAYTMKEFTFAAKDAQTRILLDLGAKANTYYFDDIVVADASIVPPPTGPALVAIVDNAMKKHIQTVVARYAGKITAWDVINEPFTDGGEIRNNVNTPTPSGRTDVFVWQNYLGRDYAAKAFTYARASDATADLYMNDYNLESSTAKLDAFVTLANELKAANTGITGVGTQMHCNINTSYNSIDQMFIKLAATGLKVRISELDVRLNPSEKVGDVGASMALQNLQAAMYKYVIQSYIKHVPTAQRGGVLVWGVSDSDSWISTSLGKNDAPLLFDKNYVKKPAFAGILQGLKGN
- a CDS encoding TonB-dependent receptor — translated: MKKPRQKMLFKSLAMLLLLIGLTPSLLFAQTVLKGKVLDEKNQPMPGAGVKLKLSGKATVTDANGDFTISANPDEKTLIISYIGYPAQEIEIKSGVTSYNVTLTPDSKNLNEIVVIGYGTQKRRDVTGSIVSMSGAAIKEVPVANIQQALQGRLAGVEVQSVGTAPGAGAQIRIRGERSINASNNPLFVVDNIPYNGTLNDINPDDIASLDVLKDASATAIYGSRGANGVILITTKRGVAGDTRVSFNSYYGVTKITDKYNVYDANQYRALRDYSIYTQDYLADEKQGITAGRNTDWQDLMYKDGLITDNNLSISGGSEQSQFSVGGGYFKQTSVLPSQNFARASFKATGDFKIGKRVKIGFNNLSNYSITNGSQFGLNVFPLLTLSPLSSPYNLDGSVNKKPAGNLDDQNTTYNPLMLLTNDNQWVDRVRRFRTFTSFFGEVNIYDGLKYRLNAGLDFNQQEGNQFRGTDSYFRPGMSNIAAVNNGIGTKYSIDNLITYDKTFAQKHRVSVTALFGIEEEQFHNTSVSKEAITADFVQFYNLGLSAVEPAAVLGGSEASSTLISMMLRANYVYNDKYMITLTGRRDGSSRLGAGNKWKQYPAVSAGWSITNEEFMKEVKVFSNLKLRAGYGVTANQSIDAYSTLGGVASNGVRYNYGNISQTGYYVNRIVDPKLDWEYTKTTNIGLDFGILNNRITGSIDWYTAKTDKLLYGIPLPPTSGISENYLTNIGNITNKGLEVALSSQNIKTDGGFSWSTDLNFSFNRNKLVALNQSTTQVINAQLFVGQPLTAIYDYKKLGIWQTSEAAEAAKYGFVPGQLKLEDHNGDGKLTVDDKYVIGNGQADIQGGMTNRFSYKGFDLSFVLYARFGGTLISQVHQPLAGYLTINDGRRNQLAVDYWTPTNPTNAFPSPNVAGGLLSSPLTSDAATTLGYYDASFVKVRSINVGYSFDSKLAKKLGAQKLKIYVTAQNPFILYSPYVKAGGLDPEPTGTGNQGVQNPGNISSRALTIGATTPPIRSFLAGLNVTF
- a CDS encoding RagB/SusD family nutrient uptake outer membrane protein yields the protein MKTRYFIKAMVLSALIMLGSCKKALEEQPYTAFTTDYFKTADGIQAAINSAYSGMRYDYGPIGAVLLANMGTDEFTFGDQGNSGQTLELGTYQIPPTNGSILTPWNRNYSNINLCNAILKFAPEVKMSDAARNAIMGEARYLRAHYYMLLVEQFGAVPLDLGSGDLVFTDVAYFGFNRLPFNDILKKNYQAMINDLIFASQNLPVTRPTNAFKLSQSAALHLLAKIYLYRGYSDAKESTDFNNAYKTAMELINNKAKYGTDLLQDYSLIHKQGNDYNQEILYSVERLPLNNANNEVPNPDTEFANKANIAANLFTCNYQNSATVGGVSLIDDRPFQYNRPLRQLAPTPYVFNKVFADKINDARYDGSFRTLWTVATLRTGADLETFKTRLAGVGVALGDTAIYLAPTDARAAQLKAAGKKYKVIGPSEYWSNQNKTNQIYPSLKKYNDSIRNTFQDASGRPFIVAKLSEVYLMAAEAALQDGRPADAVPLINTLRERAAFRSGLNATDLAARKALMRISVSDINLDFILDERSRELCGESLRWADLAVRKKLVERVKLYNPDGAPNVKDFHNLRPIPQAQIQAVVDPAGDPNRNKYQNPGYY